The Desulfotomaculum sp. genome window below encodes:
- a CDS encoding ADP-ribose pyrophosphatase, with product MSSEKVLSSDLVYKGKIINLKVDRVELSEGRSAVREVVEHDGAVAVVAVDSAENVLLVRQYRYPAGKELLEIPAGMVEQDEDPLSGAKRELAEETGARASSWQYLFGFYSSPGFCDEYLRVYLARELEFASQDLDEDESIELVKIPLGRVPEEIERGAIQDAKSIAGLLGAFRLLSKSTG from the coding sequence CTGTCAAGTGAAAAAGTACTAAGCTCGGATTTGGTTTACAAGGGCAAAATAATCAATTTGAAAGTAGATCGCGTGGAGCTTTCCGAAGGCCGCTCCGCTGTCCGGGAGGTTGTTGAACACGACGGCGCGGTGGCGGTTGTCGCCGTAGACTCCGCTGAAAACGTCCTGCTGGTCAGGCAGTACCGTTACCCTGCCGGAAAAGAACTTCTTGAAATTCCCGCCGGGATGGTTGAACAGGACGAAGACCCGCTTTCCGGCGCGAAAAGGGAACTGGCCGAGGAAACAGGGGCCAGGGCTTCCTCCTGGCAGTACCTGTTTGGATTTTATTCATCGCCCGGTTTTTGCGACGAATACCTGCGCGTTTACCTGGCCAGGGAACTTGAGTTTGCTTCCCAGGACCTGGATGAGGATGAATCTATAGAGCTGGTTAAGATTCCTTTGGGCAGGGTCCCGGAAGAAATTGAGCGGGGCGCTATCCAGGACGCAAAATCAATCGCCGGTTTGCTGGGCGCATTCCGGCTGTTGAGTAAAAGTACCGGCTGA
- a CDS encoding glycogen synthase GlgA produces the protein MFDRPLKVLMVSSEVVPFAKTGGLADVAGSLPKALATVGSDCAGNDVRIVLPHYKGVEGARYRMDFPVLTSERVETAIVRESSIEAQYMGEHRLVPVYLIDNHYYFYRDNLYNYDDDAERFTFFCQSVLEMLPRLGWQPDIIHCNDWQTGPIPFFLKVLYAKDPFFNKISTVFTIHNLQYQGNFEEKTLDLLGVSDDYFTPDRLEFYGGISFIKMGLTYADVLSTVSRTYALEIQQPESGERLDGLLRERSSDLYGIVNGINYHEFNPKTDPRLYRNYDQYSIENKQENKMSLQKELGLPVRNVPVMGMISRLAQQKGFDLLAGIIDQLLALDVQLALLGSGEPEYEKIFRDIKDRYPEKAGIYLGFNPVLAQRIYAGADLFLMPSRFEPCGLGQLIAMRYGNTPVVRATGGLADTVHDYNPVTGTGNGFVFLEYDKNAFYQVIKRALNLYWHEPAQWQKLARNGMEQDFSWARSAVEYLQLYYEAINRHLSRSKIA, from the coding sequence ATGTTCGACCGTCCACTTAAGGTTTTGATGGTTTCCTCAGAGGTAGTTCCCTTTGCCAAAACAGGCGGTTTGGCGGATGTAGCCGGTTCGCTGCCCAAGGCGCTGGCTACCGTCGGCAGCGATTGTGCCGGAAACGACGTCCGGATTGTGCTTCCCCATTACAAAGGGGTTGAAGGCGCCCGCTACCGGATGGACTTCCCCGTTCTGACCAGCGAGCGGGTTGAAACAGCAATCGTCCGGGAATCCTCCATTGAAGCCCAGTACATGGGGGAACACCGCCTTGTCCCGGTATACCTGATCGACAACCACTATTATTTTTACCGTGACAACCTGTATAACTATGACGACGACGCGGAGCGCTTCACTTTTTTTTGTCAGTCTGTCCTGGAGATGCTGCCCAGGCTTGGCTGGCAGCCGGATATTATTCACTGCAATGACTGGCAGACCGGTCCCATCCCGTTCTTTTTGAAAGTCCTTTATGCAAAGGACCCTTTTTTCAATAAAATATCCACCGTTTTTACAATCCACAATTTACAGTACCAGGGTAACTTTGAAGAAAAAACGCTCGATCTCCTGGGAGTGAGCGATGATTACTTCACGCCCGACCGGCTCGAGTTTTACGGCGGGATCAGCTTCATCAAAATGGGCCTTACCTATGCGGATGTTCTGAGCACCGTCAGCAGGACATACGCCCTGGAAATCCAGCAGCCGGAAAGCGGCGAACGCCTGGACGGGCTTTTGAGGGAGCGCTCGAGCGACCTTTACGGGATCGTCAACGGAATCAATTACCATGAGTTCAACCCGAAAACGGACCCCCGCCTGTACCGCAATTACGACCAGTATTCCATTGAAAACAAACAGGAAAATAAGATGTCCCTGCAAAAGGAACTGGGACTGCCTGTGAGAAACGTTCCGGTAATGGGGATGATTTCACGCCTGGCGCAGCAAAAAGGTTTTGATCTACTGGCCGGGATTATTGATCAATTGCTGGCTTTGGACGTGCAGCTGGCGCTGCTGGGAAGCGGAGAACCTGAATATGAAAAGATTTTCCGGGATATAAAAGACAGGTACCCTGAAAAAGCCGGCATCTATCTTGGTTTTAATCCCGTTCTAGCCCAGCGCATTTACGCCGGCGCCGATCTGTTCCTGATGCCTTCCCGCTTTGAACCCTGCGGGTTGGGCCAGCTGATCGCCATGCGCTACGGCAACACCCCGGTGGTCCGTGCAACCGGAGGGCTTGCAGACACGGTGCACGACTATAACCCCGTAACAGGTACGGGAAACGGTTTTGTCTTTTTGGAATATGACAAGAACGCTTTTTACCAGGTAATCAAGCGGGCGTTAAACCTGTACTGGCACGAACCAGCCCAGTGGCAGAAACTGGCGCGCAATGGGATGGAGCAGGATTTTTCCTGGGCTCGCTCGGCGGTTGAATATCTCCAGTTGTACTACGAGGCGATTAACCGCCATCTTTCCAGGTCCAAAATAGCCTGA
- the galT gene encoding galactose-1-phosphate uridylyltransferase encodes MPEWRKDPIVDRWVVISTERSKRPSNFKVTEEKIKGQVCSLCPGREQETPPEVMSFRKQGTQRDNPGWWVRVVPNKFPAVSAEAAPEVYSKGIYAAMDGLGAHEVVIESPDHIDNLDVEDDHQIEEILWAWRDRLLALRQDKRMKYIQVFKNFGETAGASLEHTHSQIVAIPMVPHDISLEMDGAKKYTEDTGRCIFCDMVASEIQQCERMVMQGERFVILAPFASRFPFETWILPVKHQHDFAGITKEEAVELSSMLRSLLVRMALLLHKPPYNIVLHNSTINTPDTSFYHWRLEILPRLTVIAGFELGTGLYINPTPPELAAKCLSEC; translated from the coding sequence TTGCCGGAATGGAGAAAGGATCCGATTGTCGACCGGTGGGTGGTTATTTCCACGGAAAGAAGTAAACGTCCGTCAAACTTTAAGGTGACGGAAGAGAAGATAAAAGGGCAGGTATGTTCTTTATGCCCCGGCCGTGAGCAGGAAACACCGCCCGAGGTGATGTCTTTCCGCAAGCAGGGTACGCAGCGCGACAACCCGGGCTGGTGGGTCAGGGTGGTCCCGAACAAGTTCCCGGCTGTCAGCGCCGAGGCCGCGCCGGAAGTTTACAGTAAAGGGATCTACGCCGCAATGGACGGGCTGGGCGCCCATGAAGTTGTAATCGAGTCGCCGGATCACATTGACAATCTGGATGTCGAGGACGACCACCAGATAGAAGAGATCCTCTGGGCGTGGAGAGACCGCCTGCTGGCCCTGCGGCAGGACAAACGGATGAAATATATCCAGGTCTTTAAGAATTTCGGCGAGACTGCCGGAGCGTCCCTGGAGCATACCCATTCCCAGATTGTTGCTATCCCCATGGTTCCGCATGATATAAGCCTGGAGATGGATGGAGCAAAAAAGTATACGGAAGATACGGGGAGATGCATTTTTTGCGACATGGTGGCCAGCGAAATACAGCAGTGTGAACGTATGGTTATGCAGGGGGAAAGGTTTGTCATCCTGGCGCCCTTTGCTTCGCGCTTTCCGTTTGAAACATGGATATTGCCCGTTAAGCACCAGCACGATTTTGCCGGCATCACCAAGGAAGAAGCCGTTGAGCTTTCTTCAATGCTGCGCTCTCTTTTGGTTAGGATGGCCTTATTGCTGCATAAACCTCCATACAATATAGTTTTGCATAATTCAACCATAAATACGCCCGATACATCATTTTACCACTGGCGCCTGGAAATCCTGCCCAGGCTGACTGTGATTGCGGGTTTTGAGTTGGGTACCGGCTTGTATATCAACCCGACTCCTCCTGAACTGGCGGCAAAATGTTTGTCTGAGTGCTAA
- a CDS encoding multidrug ABC transporter ATP-binding protein, giving the protein MDFLPENFHYQDWLTGLEVLNLHFSLGRLDPSARHSRIAHVLEITGLTGREKQRVRTYSKGMQQRLGLASALLTDPDLLFLDEPTSALDPLGRKEVREIILEQKWKRKTVFLNSHLLSEVEMNCDRVAIINKGRIIEEGPIDYLTGKTVEVEVEIGGRTPDLDAALEEACFSISWAGEKGKALLRKALLSDKEDRARLAEVVIKNGGRLYELVGRQNSRVNVRTGRDIHQPDYSAGPFLL; this is encoded by the coding sequence ATCGACTTTCTGCCGGAAAACTTTCATTACCAGGACTGGCTTACCGGCCTGGAAGTCCTCAACCTGCATTTCTCTTTGGGCCGTCTTGATCCTTCGGCAAGGCATTCCAGGATCGCCCATGTCCTGGAAATTACAGGTCTGACAGGCAGGGAAAAACAGCGGGTGCGCACATACAGCAAGGGCATGCAGCAGCGCCTCGGTCTGGCCAGCGCCCTGCTCACCGATCCTGATCTTCTCTTCCTGGACGAGCCTACGTCGGCGCTTGACCCGCTTGGCCGCAAAGAAGTCCGGGAAATCATCCTGGAACAGAAATGGAAGAGGAAAACAGTTTTTCTAAACAGCCACCTGCTGAGCGAAGTAGAAATGAACTGTGACAGAGTGGCTATTATCAATAAGGGGAGAATTATCGAAGAAGGACCGATTGACTATCTGACCGGAAAAACCGTAGAGGTGGAAGTGGAAATCGGAGGGCGAACTCCTGATCTGGATGCGGCGCTGGAAGAAGCCTGTTTTTCAATTTCCTGGGCAGGAGAGAAAGGAAAGGCGCTGTTGAGAAAGGCGCTGTTGAGCGATAAGGAAGACAGAGCGCGCCTGGCTGAAGTAGTCATTAAAAACGGCGGAAGGCTGTATGAACTTGTTGGGCGCCAAAATTCCCGGGTCAACGTACGGACGGGCCGAGACATCCATCAGCCCGACTACAGCGCGGGGCCGTTCCTGCTGTGA